In Holophagales bacterium, one DNA window encodes the following:
- a CDS encoding M48 family metallopeptidase — protein MDFFARQEEARRRTRALAGLFAAAVAAIVLAVYLAVRLLLYNTGVQVGEEERDPFLDPELFAGTAAATLLVIAVGSIYKSAQLARGGSVVAQALGGRPVQPNSTDAKERRLLNVVEEMALAAGLPVPSVYLLEKEPGINAFAAGLTSGDAVVAVTRGALDELSRDELQGVLGHEFSHILNGDMRINVRLAGLLHGILVIALIGYWILRGTGGRSSGSSKKGGGGIALFGLALLVVGWVGVFFGRLIQAAVSRQREFLADSSAVQFTRNPAGLAGALARIASFGSGSAIASHQSEEVGHFFFADGVAKRIFGFLATHPPIAERIRRLDPSLAPPVEASEATPLGDLAAALAGSDDAAVVTSRAAGTSRSPSKAAAFVAAAGRLDAGTVANANALLAGLPGGLREAAREPLTAQALVLGLLLDPRPEVRDAQLTAVAESGNNPLLGELRQLEPSLAAIATSARLPLVDLTLPALRRLSPEQYADFDRLIERLVAADSRIGLFEFSLQRVLRRHLASRFGERPQTGVRFTSISQVREPSHLLLSALAWCGGGDPGQPERAFEAGIALLPGAAAPPQLTPRERCGLAEIDRALADLAAAAPAVRRSLLTACAATVAADRIATADELELLRAIADSLGCPIPPVAAAIAA, from the coding sequence ATGGACTTCTTCGCCCGCCAGGAGGAGGCGCGGCGGAGGACGCGCGCCCTCGCCGGTCTCTTCGCAGCGGCGGTGGCGGCCATCGTCCTCGCCGTCTACCTCGCGGTCCGCCTGCTGCTCTACAACACCGGCGTCCAGGTCGGCGAGGAGGAGCGCGATCCGTTCCTCGATCCCGAGCTCTTCGCCGGCACCGCCGCGGCGACGCTCCTGGTCATCGCCGTGGGCAGCATCTACAAGTCCGCCCAGCTCGCCCGGGGCGGCTCGGTGGTCGCGCAAGCGCTCGGTGGCCGGCCGGTGCAACCCAACAGCACCGACGCGAAGGAACGGCGTCTGCTCAACGTCGTCGAGGAGATGGCGCTCGCCGCCGGGTTGCCCGTGCCGAGCGTCTACCTCCTCGAGAAGGAGCCCGGCATCAACGCCTTCGCCGCCGGACTGACCAGTGGCGACGCGGTGGTCGCGGTGACGCGCGGCGCGCTCGACGAGCTCTCGCGCGACGAGCTCCAGGGCGTGCTCGGCCACGAGTTCTCCCACATTCTCAACGGCGACATGCGGATCAACGTCCGTCTCGCCGGCCTGCTGCACGGCATCCTGGTGATCGCCCTGATCGGCTACTGGATCCTCCGCGGTACCGGCGGACGCTCGTCGGGGAGCAGCAAGAAAGGGGGCGGCGGCATCGCCCTGTTCGGCCTCGCCCTGCTCGTCGTCGGCTGGGTCGGCGTCTTCTTCGGTCGACTCATCCAGGCCGCCGTCTCGCGGCAACGCGAGTTCCTCGCCGACAGCTCGGCGGTGCAGTTCACGCGGAATCCGGCGGGCCTCGCCGGCGCGCTGGCGCGGATCGCCTCCTTCGGCTCCGGTTCGGCGATCGCTTCGCACCAGTCCGAGGAGGTCGGCCACTTCTTTTTCGCCGACGGCGTCGCCAAGCGGATCTTCGGCTTCCTCGCCACCCATCCGCCGATCGCCGAGCGGATCCGCCGCCTCGACCCGAGCCTGGCGCCACCGGTGGAGGCCAGCGAAGCGACACCGCTCGGCGATCTCGCGGCTGCCCTGGCCGGATCCGACGACGCGGCGGTCGTGACCTCCCGCGCCGCGGGGACCAGCCGCTCGCCGTCGAAGGCGGCGGCTTTCGTGGCGGCCGCCGGCCGGCTCGACGCCGGAACGGTGGCCAACGCCAACGCGCTGCTCGCCGGGCTGCCGGGTGGATTGCGTGAAGCGGCGCGCGAGCCGCTCACCGCTCAGGCCCTGGTGCTCGGCCTGCTGCTCGACCCGCGCCCCGAGGTGCGAGACGCGCAGCTCACCGCCGTCGCCGAGTCCGGGAACAACCCGCTGCTCGGCGAGCTCCGCCAGCTCGAGCCGAGCCTGGCAGCGATCGCAACCTCGGCCCGGCTGCCGCTCGTCGACCTCACGCTGCCGGCGCTGCGACGGCTCTCGCCGGAGCAGTACGCCGACTTCGACCGGCTGATCGAGCGGCTCGTGGCTGCCGACTCGCGGATCGGCCTCTTCGAGTTCTCCTTGCAGCGCGTTCTGCGCCGCCATCTCGCCTCGCGGTTCGGCGAGCGCCCCCAGACCGGCGTGCGGTTCACCTCGATCTCGCAAGTCCGGGAGCCTAGCCACCTGCTCCTCTCGGCACTCGCCTGGTGCGGCGGCGGCGACCCGGGCCAGCCGGAACGGGCGTTCGAGGCGGGCATCGCGCTGCTTCCGGGCGCGGCCGCTCCGCCGCAGCTCACGCCGCGAGAACGCTGCGGCCTGGCCGAGATCGATCGGGCCCTCGCCGATCTGGCGGCCGCCGCACCGGCGGTACGCCGCTCGCTGCTCACCGCCTGTGCCGCGACGGTCGCCGCCGACCGGATCGCCACGGCCGACGAGCTCGAGTTGCTGCGCGCCATTGCCGACTCGCTCGGCTGTCCGATCCCGCCGGTCGCAGCAGCGATCGCCGCCTGA
- a CDS encoding LemA family protein — MVFGLVVLAVVVIAIFWVVGLYNGLVTLRNRFKNAFAQIDVQLKRRYDLIPNLVESVKGYMKFERETLEAVIQARNTASAAASRAAANPADAAAIQGLASAEGALSGTLGKLFALAESYPDLKANQNMLQLQEELTSTENKVAFARQAYNDAVMAYNIGREKFPASIIAGSFGFTPAQLLEVENPVERVAPKVSFT, encoded by the coding sequence ATGGTCTTCGGACTCGTCGTCCTCGCCGTCGTCGTCATCGCCATCTTCTGGGTCGTCGGCCTCTACAACGGGCTGGTGACGCTGCGCAACCGTTTCAAGAACGCCTTCGCGCAGATCGACGTCCAGCTCAAGCGCCGCTACGACCTGATCCCCAACCTCGTCGAGAGCGTCAAGGGCTACATGAAGTTCGAGCGCGAGACGCTCGAGGCGGTCATCCAGGCCCGCAACACCGCCAGCGCCGCCGCCTCGCGCGCCGCCGCCAATCCGGCCGACGCCGCCGCGATCCAGGGCCTCGCCAGCGCCGAGGGCGCGCTCTCCGGCACGCTCGGCAAGCTCTTCGCCCTCGCCGAGTCGTACCCGGACCTCAAGGCCAACCAGAACATGCTGCAGCTCCAGGAGGAGCTCACCTCCACGGAGAACAAGGTGGCCTTCGCGCGGCAGGCCTACAACGACGCCGTCATGGCCTACAACATCGGTCGCGAGAAGTTCCCCGCCTCGATCATCGCCGGCTCGTTCGGCTTCACGCCGGCGCAACTGCTCGAGGTCGAGAACCCGGTCGAACGCGTCGCTCCGAAGGTCTCCTTCACCTAG
- a CDS encoding isoprenylcysteine carboxylmethyltransferase family protein, whose protein sequence is MPSLVPVRRRIVAVLYGIACHGLFLAGVGAMVVGLYFGLTLGRGPFHGPWAALVNVLLVGQFPLLHSYLLSASGRRWLRMLAPRELAVDLETTVFAAISSLQLLLFFVLWSPSGKVWWEPQGGALVAHSVLFAGAWLFLGKALADAGLPLQSGALGWMAVFRGEAPRFDGFPTHGLFRYLRQPIYLGFALTLWTAPVWTPDRLALAIAWSAYCFVGPRFKEARYRRYYGEAFDRYRERVPYLLPLRRQRRA, encoded by the coding sequence ATGCCGTCGCTCGTCCCCGTCCGCCGCCGGATCGTCGCCGTGCTTTACGGGATCGCCTGTCACGGACTCTTCCTCGCCGGGGTCGGCGCCATGGTGGTCGGCCTCTACTTCGGGCTGACGCTCGGGCGGGGACCGTTCCATGGCCCATGGGCTGCCCTGGTCAACGTCCTTCTGGTCGGCCAGTTCCCCCTGCTGCACTCCTACCTGCTGTCCGCGAGCGGCCGGCGGTGGCTGCGCATGCTCGCTCCGCGCGAGCTGGCGGTGGACCTCGAGACGACGGTCTTCGCCGCCATTTCGAGTCTCCAGTTGCTGCTGTTCTTCGTCCTCTGGTCGCCGAGCGGCAAGGTCTGGTGGGAGCCGCAGGGGGGCGCGCTCGTCGCCCACTCGGTGCTTTTCGCCGGGGCCTGGCTCTTCCTCGGCAAGGCGCTCGCCGACGCCGGGCTGCCGCTGCAGAGTGGGGCGCTCGGCTGGATGGCGGTCTTTCGCGGCGAAGCGCCCCGGTTCGACGGCTTCCCGACGCACGGGCTCTTCCGCTATCTGCGGCAGCCGATCTACCTGGGCTTCGCGCTGACGCTCTGGACCGCGCCGGTCTGGACGCCCGACCGCCTGGCGCTCGCCATCGCCTGGAGCGCGTACTGCTTCGTCGGGCCGCGCTTCAAGGAGGCGCGCTACCGGCGCTACTACGGCGAAGCGTTCGACCGCTACCGGGAACGGGTGCCGTACCTCCTGCCGTTGCGTCGGCAGCGCCGGGCCTGA
- a CDS encoding serine/threonine protein kinase produces the protein MPAPPATDLFLALTPERVLEAVEGAGLPCRPLCYPLNSFENRVYEVELADRTRVVAKFYRPQRWSEAQILEEHALLAELIDDEIPVVAPLPFPGGGTLRSIAGILYTVFPRRGGRAPDDLDATLSARLGRLVARLHNVGARRPFAHRLRIGTATVRADLAWLAAHDRVPRSVAERYFPLATAICDEADRALAAVPTEAIRLHGDLHAGNLLLRDGLFHVVDLDDSLAGPAVQDAWLLFPGRDRDSLGLRAAFLDAYEEMRAFDRRTLALVEPLRGLRMVRHAGWIARRWNDPIFPRTWPEFGTDDHWLREVEGLTEQLAWIRGERRGEPDDPAAAPAADANDEPEPELTNRDFFWDWNG, from the coding sequence GTGCCCGCACCTCCGGCGACCGATCTGTTCCTCGCTCTGACCCCCGAGCGCGTGCTCGAAGCGGTCGAGGGCGCCGGGCTGCCCTGTCGGCCGCTCTGCTACCCGCTCAACTCGTTCGAGAACCGCGTCTACGAAGTCGAGCTCGCCGACCGCACGCGCGTGGTGGCGAAGTTCTACCGGCCGCAGCGCTGGAGCGAGGCGCAGATTCTCGAAGAACACGCCCTCCTCGCCGAGCTGATCGACGACGAGATCCCCGTCGTCGCGCCGCTGCCGTTCCCCGGCGGCGGCACCCTGCGCTCGATTGCCGGCATCCTCTACACGGTCTTCCCGCGGCGCGGCGGTCGCGCACCCGACGACCTCGACGCGACGCTCTCCGCGCGCCTCGGTCGGCTGGTGGCCCGCCTGCACAACGTCGGTGCCCGGCGGCCGTTCGCCCATCGGCTGCGGATCGGCACCGCCACCGTCCGTGCCGACCTCGCCTGGCTCGCGGCGCACGATCGCGTGCCGCGCTCGGTGGCGGAGCGCTATTTTCCCCTCGCCACGGCGATCTGCGACGAAGCCGACCGCGCCCTGGCCGCCGTGCCGACGGAGGCGATCCGCCTGCACGGCGACCTGCACGCCGGCAACCTCCTGCTGCGCGACGGTCTCTTCCACGTCGTCGACCTCGACGACTCGCTCGCCGGACCGGCGGTGCAGGATGCCTGGCTGCTCTTCCCCGGCCGCGATCGCGACAGCCTCGGCCTGCGCGCCGCGTTCCTCGACGCCTACGAAGAGATGCGCGCCTTCGACCGTCGCACGCTGGCGCTGGTCGAGCCGCTGCGCGGCCTGCGCATGGTGCGGCATGCCGGCTGGATCGCCCGGCGCTGGAACGACCCGATCTTCCCTCGCACCTGGCCCGAGTTCGGCACCGACGACCACTGGTTGCGCGAGGTCGAAGGGCTCACCGAACAACTCGCCTGGATCCGCGGCGAGCGCCGCGGCGAACCGGACGATCCCGCCGCCGCGCCCGCGGCTGACGCGAACGACGAGCCGGAGCCCGAGCTCACCAATCGCGACTTCTTCTGGGACTGGAACGGCTAG
- a CDS encoding SpoIIE family protein phosphatase, with protein sequence MTLKLRLALTFFLLSAVPLSGIAFYSYATSRAALREAAELEAELMAREMETRVASVASGVGRRLERLRDLPAGAWANAEGASEATTLPAEVLASLAEAAPYFEDLRFVPEPPTAEEAPDPPSAAETPPGISARSATRSAPPPAARTSGAVLPPLPRIVIRTWSDVDQQALHRELESVRREVARALAQTSRARAAAERNDADLHTRAALREVERRAATELAHLAGTGLAPPAAAVPAIAASPAEQVLKGEYSCPIEENGKVVGTVTARIRARELLQAVLAETHAEQGEIPFAIDAGDQLYAANTEHAARLAGLPWLKEATAKGGRGVKAVGDWVVVARRDPGSGMRYGIARPISEALAALGRATARNFGFGLGLVAIALAGIFPLAERMTRNLAMLNDGASRLAAGDLDARVPVRSRDEIGRLATTFNRMAEQLRANQQQLLAQEKLRKEEEIARCLLAAENERKGRELEEARQFQLSLLPRELPPVAGLELAVSMHTATEVGGDYYDGQSLADGDVTLAIGDATGHGAASATMVTVVKSLFICEAGAAAPAAFLGRANAQIQRMALGRMAMALSVVRARGRRLTLSAAGMPPALWLHAATGEVDEITLTGLPLGSMPGATYQEVEVELAVGDHLLLMSDGFPELQSPTGEPLGYEAARAHFAAAVRRLGDEPSGAGAVLAALRDAAERWTAGGAPSDDMTFLLVRAA encoded by the coding sequence ATGACGCTCAAACTCCGCCTCGCCCTCACCTTCTTCCTGCTTTCGGCCGTCCCCCTGTCGGGGATCGCCTTTTACAGCTACGCCACCTCACGCGCCGCGCTCCGCGAGGCCGCCGAGCTCGAGGCGGAGTTGATGGCCCGGGAGATGGAGACGCGCGTTGCCAGTGTGGCAAGCGGCGTCGGTCGTCGGCTTGAGCGGCTGCGCGACCTCCCGGCAGGCGCGTGGGCGAACGCTGAGGGCGCCTCCGAGGCGACGACCCTGCCCGCCGAGGTCCTCGCCTCGCTCGCCGAGGCTGCCCCCTACTTCGAGGACCTCCGCTTCGTCCCCGAGCCGCCGACGGCGGAGGAGGCTCCGGATCCGCCTTCTGCCGCAGAGACCCCGCCCGGGATCTCTGCCCGGTCCGCGACTCGCTCGGCCCCGCCGCCCGCAGCGCGGACGAGCGGGGCGGTGCTGCCCCCCCTGCCGCGCATCGTCATCCGTACCTGGAGCGATGTCGATCAGCAGGCGCTGCACCGGGAGCTCGAGAGCGTCCGCCGCGAGGTCGCTCGCGCCCTCGCCCAGACTTCCCGCGCGCGCGCCGCCGCCGAGCGGAACGACGCCGACCTCCACACTCGTGCGGCGCTCCGCGAAGTCGAGCGCCGAGCCGCCACCGAGCTCGCTCACCTGGCCGGCACCGGCCTCGCACCGCCCGCGGCGGCCGTCCCGGCGATCGCAGCGAGCCCGGCCGAGCAGGTGCTCAAGGGCGAGTACTCCTGCCCGATCGAAGAGAACGGCAAGGTGGTCGGCACCGTCACGGCGCGGATCCGCGCCCGCGAGCTGCTCCAGGCGGTGCTCGCCGAGACCCATGCCGAACAGGGAGAGATCCCCTTCGCCATCGACGCCGGCGATCAGCTCTACGCCGCGAACACCGAGCACGCAGCCCGTCTGGCCGGCCTGCCCTGGCTCAAGGAGGCGACCGCCAAGGGTGGCCGCGGGGTCAAGGCGGTCGGCGACTGGGTCGTCGTGGCACGCCGCGATCCGGGCAGCGGGATGCGCTACGGCATCGCCCGGCCGATTTCGGAGGCGCTCGCGGCGCTCGGCCGGGCGACGGCGCGCAATTTCGGCTTCGGCCTTGGACTGGTGGCGATCGCGCTTGCCGGGATCTTCCCGCTCGCCGAGCGGATGACGCGCAACCTCGCGATGCTCAACGACGGCGCCTCACGCCTCGCCGCCGGCGATCTCGACGCCCGCGTGCCGGTGCGCTCGCGCGACGAGATCGGCCGCCTTGCCACGACGTTCAATCGCATGGCCGAGCAGCTCCGCGCCAATCAGCAGCAGTTGCTCGCCCAGGAGAAGCTCCGCAAGGAGGAAGAGATCGCCCGCTGCCTGCTGGCCGCCGAGAACGAGCGCAAGGGGCGCGAGCTCGAGGAGGCGCGTCAGTTCCAACTCTCGCTCCTGCCGCGCGAGCTGCCGCCCGTTGCCGGGCTCGAGTTGGCCGTCTCGATGCACACCGCCACCGAAGTCGGCGGCGACTACTACGACGGCCAGTCGCTCGCCGACGGAGACGTCACCCTCGCCATCGGCGACGCCACCGGCCACGGCGCCGCCTCCGCCACCATGGTGACGGTGGTCAAGAGCCTCTTCATCTGCGAGGCGGGTGCGGCCGCTCCCGCCGCCTTCCTGGGCCGCGCCAACGCACAGATCCAGCGCATGGCGCTCGGCCGGATGGCGATGGCGCTGTCGGTCGTCCGGGCGCGCGGGCGGCGGCTGACCCTCTCGGCGGCCGGCATGCCGCCGGCGCTCTGGCTCCACGCCGCCACCGGCGAGGTGGACGAGATCACGCTTACCGGCCTGCCCCTCGGGTCGATGCCCGGGGCGACGTACCAGGAGGTCGAGGTCGAGCTCGCTGTCGGCGACCACCTGCTGCTGATGAGCGACGGCTTCCCCGAGTTGCAGTCGCCCACCGGCGAGCCTCTCGGCTACGAAGCCGCCCGGGCGCACTTTGCCGCCGCCGTGCGTCGTCTCGGCGACGAGCCCTCGGGCGCCGGCGCGGTGCTCGCGGCGCTGCGCGACGCCGCCGAACGCTGGACGGCCGGCGGCGCCCCCTCCGACGACATGACCTTCCTGCTCGTCCGCGCCGCCTGA
- a CDS encoding beta-ketoacyl-[acyl-carrier-protein] synthase family protein, which produces MTDLRPRPAVVVTGIGAVSGYGLGVAALWRGLAGGRTSIREVTRFDVEPHRTRVAAEVPGDVAPVRRFRGASLADRFGLAAADEALAHAGLADGFGDRRVGVYFGCSTGGTFETELFYDGWTGARGRRTSLRLLLSQQTSAPGDAVARAVGASGPTRTICSACASATLALGDALDDLRRGEVDVALAGGADALCQLTFAGFNSLRAVDPSPCRPFRADREGMSIGEGAAMLVLERQADAVARGARPLARLLGAGASCDAHHMTAPDPSGLGVARAIHAALADAGLEPAQIDFVNAHGTGTPLNDAAEWAALAEVFGERAGRIPVTSTKGAVGHLLGSAGAIEAVATVLCLIEHAVHPTPGGGAVDPQGPVDLVRDLPRPVAAEAIALSTNFAFGGSNAAVVLTGGG; this is translated from the coding sequence GTGACCGATCTGCGCCCTCGACCCGCCGTCGTGGTCACCGGGATCGGGGCGGTCTCCGGCTACGGCCTCGGCGTCGCAGCGCTCTGGCGCGGGCTCGCCGGGGGCCGGACGTCGATCCGCGAAGTGACCCGATTCGACGTCGAGCCCCATCGCACCCGCGTCGCCGCCGAGGTGCCGGGCGACGTCGCGCCGGTGCGCCGCTTCCGTGGCGCGTCGCTCGCCGACCGCTTCGGTCTCGCGGCCGCCGACGAGGCGCTCGCCCACGCCGGCCTCGCCGACGGCTTCGGCGACCGGCGGGTCGGCGTCTACTTCGGCTGCTCGACCGGCGGCACCTTCGAGACCGAGCTCTTCTACGACGGCTGGACCGGCGCCCGCGGCCGGCGCACCTCGCTCCGACTGCTGCTCTCCCAACAGACGAGCGCGCCGGGCGACGCCGTGGCCCGGGCCGTCGGCGCGAGCGGCCCGACGCGGACCATCTGCTCGGCCTGCGCCTCGGCAACCCTCGCCCTCGGCGACGCCCTCGACGACTTGCGCCGCGGCGAGGTCGACGTGGCGTTGGCCGGCGGCGCCGACGCTCTCTGTCAGCTCACCTTCGCCGGTTTCAACTCGCTGCGCGCCGTCGACCCCAGCCCGTGCCGTCCGTTCCGCGCCGACCGCGAAGGGATGTCGATCGGCGAGGGCGCGGCGATGCTCGTCCTCGAGCGCCAGGCGGACGCCGTCGCACGCGGCGCCCGGCCGCTCGCCCGGCTGCTCGGCGCCGGTGCCTCCTGCGACGCTCACCACATGACGGCTCCCGACCCGAGCGGCCTGGGGGTAGCGCGGGCGATCCACGCGGCACTCGCCGACGCCGGCCTGGAGCCGGCGCAGATCGACTTCGTCAACGCCCACGGCACCGGCACGCCGCTCAACGACGCGGCCGAGTGGGCGGCGCTCGCCGAAGTCTTCGGCGAACGCGCCGGACGGATCCCGGTGACTTCGACGAAGGGCGCCGTCGGCCATCTGCTCGGCTCCGCCGGGGCGATCGAAGCGGTCGCCACGGTGCTCTGCCTGATCGAGCACGCCGTCCATCCGACCCCCGGCGGCGGCGCCGTGGACCCGCAGGGCCCCGTCGATCTGGTGCGGGACCTGCCGCGCCCGGTCGCGGCCGAGGCGATCGCTCTCTCGACCAACTTCGCCTTCGGCGGCAGCAACGCCGCCGTCGTCCTCACGGGAGGCGGGTGA
- a CDS encoding acyl carrier protein — protein MVTASPARTVLADRIRTLLVEALHLDGLDPFAIDLDSPLFGDGLGLDSVDALELVVALEREFGIAIPSTEVDDESFGSVAKVVSLVERLERSRTEQGGRG, from the coding sequence ATGGTCACCGCCTCGCCGGCTCGCACGGTGCTCGCCGACCGCATCCGCACCTTGCTCGTCGAGGCACTGCATCTCGACGGGCTCGACCCGTTCGCCATCGACCTCGATTCCCCGCTCTTCGGCGACGGCCTCGGCCTCGACTCGGTCGATGCGCTCGAGCTCGTCGTCGCGCTCGAACGGGAGTTCGGCATCGCCATTCCCAGCACGGAGGTGGACGACGAGTCCTTCGGCTCGGTGGCCAAGGTCGTCTCGCTGGTCGAGCGTCTCGAGCGCTCCCGGACCGAGCAGGGAGGCCGCGGGTGA
- a CDS encoding tryptophan 7-halogenase: MNELTPPTYDVAVLGGGPAGAIAATHLAQRGRRVLVLERDRFPRFHIGESLLATCNDAFAAVGLTDKVRAAGYQVKWGATFITHDGSHDRYADFSASRELAEPQTWQVERARFDRMLLTHAAEAGAEVREEHRVLNTEFEASGVTVTARDAAGASHRFRAAAVIDASGRAGLLSRQLGLRREDPQLPNIAVYAHFRGVPPLEGRRRGDIRIVARHDAGWFWVIPISDELMSVGVVLPKPLFDRLPRGSHEGMLRHAVAETPVMAELMRQAELVWEARVEKEFSYSTSAYAGDRWLLAGDSGSFLDPVFSSGVAIALESGLEAARAADQALTRGDLSARSFRRFDARQRARYEAFRRFVLAFYTPSFRDLFFQPAANPAFFRAVVTVLGGRWRPTLPTRMLIAIFFVIVRLQDRFDLAPRIYPRGEDGRARLAGAPGN, translated from the coding sequence ATGAACGAGCTGACACCGCCCACCTACGACGTTGCCGTGCTCGGCGGGGGTCCCGCCGGAGCCATCGCCGCGACCCATCTCGCCCAGCGGGGACGCCGGGTCCTCGTGCTCGAGCGCGACCGGTTCCCCCGCTTCCACATCGGCGAATCGCTGCTCGCCACCTGCAACGACGCCTTCGCCGCGGTCGGCCTCACCGACAAGGTGCGTGCCGCCGGCTACCAGGTCAAGTGGGGCGCGACGTTCATCACCCACGACGGCTCGCACGACCGCTACGCCGACTTCTCCGCCTCGCGCGAGCTCGCCGAGCCGCAGACCTGGCAGGTCGAGCGGGCGCGGTTCGACCGGATGTTGCTGACCCATGCCGCCGAGGCTGGAGCCGAGGTCCGCGAAGAACACCGCGTCCTCAACACCGAGTTCGAGGCCAGCGGCGTCACGGTCACGGCGCGCGACGCCGCCGGCGCCAGCCATCGCTTCCGAGCGGCTGCGGTCATCGACGCATCCGGCCGCGCCGGCCTGCTGTCGCGCCAGCTCGGCCTGCGGCGAGAGGATCCGCAACTGCCCAATATCGCCGTCTACGCGCACTTCCGCGGCGTCCCGCCGCTCGAAGGGCGGCGCCGCGGCGACATCCGCATCGTGGCGCGCCACGACGCCGGCTGGTTCTGGGTGATTCCGATCTCCGACGAGCTGATGAGCGTCGGTGTCGTCCTGCCCAAGCCGCTCTTCGACCGGCTGCCGCGCGGCTCGCACGAGGGGATGCTCCGTCACGCCGTCGCCGAGACGCCGGTGATGGCCGAGCTGATGCGCCAGGCCGAGCTCGTCTGGGAGGCGCGGGTCGAGAAGGAGTTCTCCTACTCCACCTCGGCCTACGCCGGGGACCGCTGGCTGCTCGCCGGCGACTCCGGCTCGTTCCTCGACCCGGTCTTTTCGTCCGGCGTCGCCATCGCCCTCGAGTCTGGGCTCGAAGCGGCGCGCGCCGCCGACCAGGCCCTCACCCGCGGCGACCTCTCGGCGCGATCCTTCCGTCGCTTCGACGCTCGGCAACGAGCACGCTACGAAGCCTTCCGTCGCTTCGTGCTCGCCTTCTACACCCCGAGCTTCCGCGACCTCTTCTTCCAGCCCGCCGCCAACCCGGCGTTCTTCCGCGCCGTGGTGACGGTGCTCGGCGGACGCTGGCGACCGACGCTGCCGACGCGGATGCTGATCGCGATCTTCTTCGTCATCGTGCGGTTGCAGGACCGTTTCGATCTCGCCCCTCGCATCTATCCCAGGGGCGAGGACGGCCGCGCTCGTCTGGCCGGCGCACCGGGCAACTGA
- a CDS encoding acyl--CoA ligase, with translation MTSDPILRDFAALLAAEPRRPLVASPRRRATVADVDLAAGLLAGLVGRRELGEGRLVGLAAPNGPAFLAGFLALRRAGCVPILLDVAAPEPARAAVVAALGGAGVLATGQAWAAGAGEWSYLPAPAAASRRLAPELGAVKLTSGSTGAPRGIAVRAEALAADDDQLTAVMGLSADDRMVAAVPLSHSYGFASLALPALRRGALLLVAEERSPLAPLLAARTGEATFFPTVPAFLGAFSRLAEPPPLPATLRLVVSAGAPLAPETATSFRERTGLPVHVFYGASECGGIAYDRVGGAAERGSVGEAIPHVALELDAESGRLAVRSAAVADGYLPERSREDGSDTGTDLGGGRFLTGDLAAFSGRELRLLGRADDLILVKGKKVNPREVEGVLRGLAGVTDVAVVGVPAPGAAGDQVRAVVACPGGELAYEAVAAYCRSHLPEHKVPRSLVLVRDLPRTDRGKLDRAALLALSGPS, from the coding sequence ATGACCTCCGATCCGATTCTCCGGGACTTCGCCGCGCTGCTTGCCGCAGAGCCGCGCCGCCCGCTCGTCGCTTCGCCGCGGCGGCGCGCCACCGTGGCCGACGTGGATCTGGCCGCGGGTCTCCTCGCCGGTCTCGTCGGCCGGCGGGAGCTCGGCGAGGGTCGACTCGTCGGACTGGCGGCGCCGAACGGCCCCGCCTTCCTCGCCGGTTTCCTCGCGCTGCGGCGGGCCGGCTGCGTGCCGATCCTGCTCGATGTCGCCGCCCCGGAGCCGGCACGCGCCGCGGTGGTCGCCGCGCTCGGCGGTGCCGGCGTCCTGGCGACGGGTCAGGCGTGGGCTGCAGGAGCGGGCGAGTGGAGCTATCTCCCCGCCCCGGCTGCCGCCTCGCGGCGCCTCGCACCCGAGCTCGGGGCGGTCAAGCTGACCTCGGGGTCGACCGGTGCGCCGCGCGGCATCGCCGTGCGGGCCGAGGCGCTCGCCGCCGACGACGATCAGCTCACCGCGGTCATGGGGCTTTCCGCCGACGACCGGATGGTCGCGGCCGTGCCGCTCTCCCACTCCTACGGCTTTGCCAGCCTGGCGCTCCCGGCGTTGCGCCGCGGCGCCCTGCTGCTGGTGGCCGAGGAGCGCTCGCCCCTCGCGCCGCTGCTCGCCGCCCGGACCGGCGAGGCGACCTTCTTTCCCACCGTGCCGGCGTTCCTGGGGGCGTTCTCCCGGCTCGCCGAACCGCCGCCGCTCCCGGCGACCCTCCGCCTCGTGGTCAGCGCCGGGGCCCCGCTCGCACCCGAGACCGCGACGAGCTTCCGCGAACGCACCGGACTTCCGGTCCACGTCTTCTACGGTGCCAGCGAGTGTGGCGGGATCGCCTACGATCGAGTCGGCGGGGCGGCCGAGCGCGGCTCGGTCGGCGAGGCGATTCCGCACGTCGCCCTCGAGCTCGACGCCGAGAGCGGGAGGCTCGCCGTCCGTTCGGCGGCGGTCGCCGACGGCTATCTGCCCGAGCGCAGCCGCGAGGACGGGAGCGACACCGGGACGGATCTGGGCGGCGGTCGCTTCCTCACCGGCGACCTCGCCGCGTTCTCCGGCCGCGAGCTTCGTCTTCTCGGACGCGCCGACGACCTGATCCTGGTGAAGGGGAAGAAGGTCAATCCGCGCGAGGTGGAAGGGGTGCTGCGTGGGCTCGCCGGGGTGACCGACGTGGCGGTCGTCGGAGTGCCGGCCCCGGGGGCGGCCGGGGATCAGGTCCGCGCGGTCGTCGCCTGTCCCGGCGGCGAGCTCGCCTACGAAGCGGTCGCGGCTTACTGCCGGTCGCATCTGCCGGAGCACAAGGTTCCGCGCAGTCTCGTCCTGGTGCGCGACCTGCCGCGTACCGATCGCGGCAAGCTCGACCGCGCGGCACTGCTCGCCTTGTCGGGCCCGAGCTGA